In the genome of Terribacillus sp. FSL K6-0262, one region contains:
- the dinG gene encoding ATP-dependent DNA helicase DinG, with the protein MDKFVVVDLETTGHAPSNGDKIIEVGIVVIQGRVITDQFQTMLDPGMPIPPFISQLTGITDEDVAGAPQFEDVADEISAFFKDSYVVAHNANFDLRFLNSALEMAGFTPINRPVLDTVELARILLPTAPSYKLSVLSEHLSFEHDRPHRALSDTLVTAELLLSLLKELGRLPYETVSHLLTLERALKSDLRSLLEDRLEELAFEDTEDDELEVFRGLAIRKVPQEQAEASAVTQSFGEIADQLYQKDGWLAEGMTGYEPRKSQVEMSEQIFDVFQSGKHALLEAETGTGKSLAYLLPAVYTAVKESSRVIISTHLTQLQAQLMDKEIPLLQGILPFSFKAALLKGKQHYLSLSRFESELQQTANDNYDIALTKAILLVWLTMTETGDIDEVNLPSSGKRFFLHMSADAEDTQDPFSPWFSRSFYQRAKKAAWQADVIVTNHALLCSDMQEEYQLLPSYQRVIIDEAHHFEATAAKHFGLALDYVSIHHMLSHANTVYEKATDELPNTQAEMLIWSSLWDQTKVEADDMFRYIHDFVLSQHKKKLGTNDIGRLQLRLEEVRDTKQMQVIAEMSSRLSFSVRDCIHHLLQLTKTADKQGDKKISDSLRNTVDQLQTIIDDIERMFLVYGDEEVKWIEVDMYGARNAVYLYSEPLDIADLLLEHFFAEKKSIVLTSATLTMKQSFAFIQEQLGLDDLTVTRRFDSPYSYKDQVQLLVPNDFPDVRGKDNYPFIYAVCEAILSLASITEGRMLVLFTSYDMLKKAYGLLKELTEDQDYSLIAQGITSGSRDRLKKNFQSNKKAILFGTSSFWEGVDIPGDDLSCLVIARLPFQPPDHPIYEAKAAKLKAEGKNAFMELALPNAVIRFKQGFGRLIRSSSDRGIVFVCDDRMMKTRYGSYFTDSIPAVPTHYKSTSELLELAEDWL; encoded by the coding sequence ATGGATAAATTTGTAGTGGTGGATCTAGAAACAACAGGACATGCGCCGTCGAATGGCGATAAAATCATAGAGGTCGGGATTGTCGTCATCCAAGGACGTGTGATCACGGATCAATTTCAGACGATGCTGGATCCCGGTATGCCGATTCCACCTTTCATTTCCCAGCTGACAGGTATCACCGATGAAGATGTAGCTGGCGCTCCGCAATTCGAGGATGTAGCAGATGAGATTTCGGCCTTTTTCAAAGACAGCTATGTGGTTGCGCATAATGCAAACTTCGATCTTCGGTTTTTGAATAGTGCATTGGAAATGGCAGGATTTACGCCGATAAACCGCCCTGTCCTCGATACGGTGGAGCTGGCACGCATCCTGCTGCCGACAGCTCCAAGCTATAAGCTGAGTGTGCTCAGTGAGCATCTATCCTTCGAGCATGATCGGCCGCATAGGGCGCTGTCCGATACGCTTGTAACGGCAGAACTTTTGCTTTCTTTGCTGAAAGAGCTGGGAAGATTGCCATATGAGACGGTTTCCCACCTCCTGACACTTGAAAGAGCCTTGAAAAGTGATTTGCGAAGCTTGCTTGAGGATCGTCTGGAAGAGCTGGCCTTCGAGGATACAGAGGATGACGAGCTGGAGGTTTTCCGCGGACTGGCCATTCGAAAAGTTCCCCAGGAGCAGGCTGAGGCTTCGGCTGTCACACAGTCCTTCGGGGAGATAGCCGATCAGCTGTATCAAAAAGACGGCTGGCTTGCAGAAGGAATGACCGGCTATGAACCGAGGAAAAGCCAGGTAGAGATGAGTGAGCAGATATTCGATGTCTTTCAATCGGGGAAGCACGCACTTTTGGAAGCTGAAACAGGGACTGGTAAATCACTCGCATATCTTTTGCCTGCTGTTTATACAGCGGTCAAGGAGAGCAGCAGGGTGATCATCAGCACCCATCTGACTCAATTGCAGGCACAGCTGATGGATAAGGAGATCCCGCTTCTGCAAGGTATTTTGCCGTTTTCGTTCAAGGCCGCCTTGCTGAAAGGGAAGCAGCATTATTTAAGCTTGAGCCGATTTGAATCCGAACTGCAGCAAACAGCAAATGACAATTATGATATTGCGCTTACCAAGGCGATTTTGCTTGTCTGGCTGACAATGACCGAAACCGGGGATATTGATGAAGTGAACCTGCCTTCCAGCGGCAAGCGATTTTTCCTGCATATGTCTGCCGATGCAGAAGACACACAAGATCCATTTTCGCCTTGGTTTTCACGCTCTTTTTATCAAAGGGCGAAGAAGGCAGCATGGCAGGCGGACGTGATCGTGACCAATCATGCTTTGCTTTGCAGTGATATGCAGGAAGAATATCAGCTGCTGCCTTCGTATCAGCGTGTCATCATCGATGAAGCGCATCATTTTGAAGCAACGGCAGCAAAGCATTTCGGCTTGGCATTGGATTATGTGTCGATTCACCATATGCTTTCCCATGCAAATACAGTGTATGAGAAGGCGACGGATGAGCTTCCCAATACACAGGCAGAGATGCTGATTTGGTCAAGCTTATGGGATCAAACCAAAGTGGAAGCGGACGATATGTTCCGATATATCCATGACTTCGTTTTATCCCAGCACAAAAAGAAGCTGGGCACCAATGATATCGGACGGCTCCAGCTGCGGCTTGAAGAAGTCCGGGATACAAAACAGATGCAAGTCATCGCGGAAATGAGCAGCAGATTATCATTCAGCGTACGGGACTGCATCCATCATCTTCTGCAGCTGACAAAGACGGCAGATAAGCAAGGGGACAAAAAGATTTCGGATTCCTTGCGCAATACAGTCGATCAGCTGCAGACCATCATCGATGACATTGAGCGGATGTTCCTGGTGTATGGTGACGAGGAAGTGAAGTGGATCGAGGTCGATATGTATGGGGCGCGCAATGCAGTGTACCTTTACAGTGAACCGTTGGATATCGCCGATTTATTGCTGGAGCATTTTTTTGCCGAAAAGAAAAGTATCGTGCTGACGAGTGCGACCTTGACGATGAAGCAGTCATTTGCTTTCATTCAGGAGCAGCTGGGATTGGACGATTTGACTGTCACCAGGCGGTTCGATTCTCCTTATTCCTATAAAGACCAAGTGCAGCTGCTGGTCCCGAATGACTTTCCAGATGTAAGGGGCAAGGATAATTATCCTTTCATCTATGCGGTTTGCGAAGCGATCCTCAGCCTGGCTTCCATCACGGAAGGCCGGATGCTGGTGTTATTCACTTCTTATGATATGCTGAAAAAAGCTTATGGACTCTTGAAGGAGCTGACCGAGGATCAGGATTATTCCCTCATAGCCCAAGGCATTACGAGCGGCAGCCGTGACAGGTTGAAGAAAAATTTCCAAAGCAATAAAAAGGCCATCCTCTTTGGAACGAGTTCATTCTGGGAAGGCGTGGACATACCGGGGGATGATTTGAGCTGTCTTGTCATTGCGCGCCTGCCATTCCAGCCGCCGGATCATCCGATATATGAAGCGAAAGCTGCCAAATTGAAGGCTGAGGGAAAGAATGCCTTCATGGAGCTTGCCTTGCCGAATGCCGTCATCCGCTTCAAGCAGGGATTCGGCCGGCTGATCCGTTCTTCAAGCGACAGGGGCATCGTTTTCGTATGTGATGACAGGATGATGAAGACAAGATATGGAAGCTACTTCACGGATTCCATCCCGGCAGTGCCTACACATTATAAGAGCACATCCGAGCTTTTGGAGCTGGCGGAGGATTGGTTATAA
- a CDS encoding YpmA family protein, with protein MENNKMETLSTVRVQYSSDLYKLVDSLNRTLKEKDLMFGLALDEENHDTAIFTIYRT; from the coding sequence ATGGAAAATAACAAGATGGAAACATTGTCCACCGTTCGTGTGCAATACAGCAGCGACCTGTACAAGCTGGTCGATTCCCTGAACCGCACACTGAAGGAAAAGGACTTGATGTTCGGATTAGCATTGGATGAGGAAAATCATGATACGGCGATATTCACGATTTACCGTACCTAA
- a CDS encoding DUF5590 domain-containing protein — MIRRYSRFTVPKWAKITLFSALAVLLIVLGCGIYVYSTAQHARTDGFEASEKFALENTELENVDEVTRFNGEHVYHVVRGKQSDGTDAIAFIRKGEKDADKIIYTTDSADEEQVESSWKSACGADCDMDDVRLGLYDGSPAWEVTYRDGQDRLGYSYYTLDGTEQLENFALSNQYQ, encoded by the coding sequence ATGATACGGCGATATTCACGATTTACCGTACCTAAATGGGCCAAGATCACACTGTTCAGTGCTTTGGCTGTTCTGCTGATCGTCCTCGGCTGCGGGATATACGTGTATAGCACGGCTCAGCATGCTCGTACAGACGGCTTCGAAGCTTCAGAGAAGTTCGCGCTCGAGAATACGGAGCTGGAGAACGTCGATGAAGTGACACGCTTCAATGGCGAGCATGTATATCATGTCGTGAGAGGCAAGCAGTCTGACGGAACAGATGCCATCGCCTTTATCAGGAAGGGCGAGAAAGATGCGGACAAAATCATTTATACGACCGACTCAGCTGATGAAGAGCAAGTCGAGAGCAGCTGGAAATCAGCGTGCGGAGCGGACTGTGATATGGACGATGTCCGGCTGGGATTATATGATGGCTCGCCCGCTTGGGAAGTGACCTATCGGGATGGACAGGATCGCCTCGGCTACAGCTATTACACATTAGATGGTACAGAGCAGCTGGAAAACTTTGCTTTATCAAACCAATATCAATAA
- the asnS gene encoding asparagine--tRNA ligase, which translates to MKTTIAKLSEHVGEEVTIGAWLRNKRSSGKIAFLQLRDGTGFVQGVVVKNDVSEEVFQTAKNMTQETSLYVTGKVVEDSRSSFGYEIQVADLEVIHTSTDYPITPKEHGTEFLMDNRHLWLRSQKQHAVMKIRNEIIRATYEYFHENGYTKIDPPILTGSSAEGTTELFHTKYFDEEAYLSQSGQLYMEAAAMAFNKVFSFGPTFRAEKSKTRRHLIEFWMIEPEMAFVEHEESLEIQENYISHLVASVLKNCKLDLEILGRDTEKLAKVTAPFPRITYDEAIELLKEKGFDDIEWGEDFGAPHETAIAESFDKPVFITHYPAAIKAFYMKPDPNREEVVLCADLIAPEGYGEIIGGSQRIDDLELMEKRYEEHNLTGDAYNWYLELRKYGSVPHSGFGLGLERTVAWLSGVEHVRETIPFPRLLNRLYP; encoded by the coding sequence TTGAAGACAACGATCGCTAAGCTTAGTGAACATGTAGGAGAAGAAGTGACAATCGGGGCATGGCTCCGCAATAAACGATCAAGCGGGAAGATCGCATTCCTGCAGCTGCGTGACGGAACCGGGTTCGTTCAAGGAGTCGTCGTGAAGAATGACGTATCGGAGGAAGTGTTCCAGACGGCAAAGAACATGACGCAGGAAACATCCCTTTATGTTACAGGTAAAGTAGTGGAGGACAGCCGTTCTTCCTTCGGATATGAGATTCAAGTGGCAGACTTGGAAGTTATCCACACTTCCACGGATTATCCGATTACACCAAAGGAACATGGTACGGAATTCCTGATGGATAACCGTCATCTATGGCTCCGCTCCCAAAAACAGCATGCGGTGATGAAAATCCGTAATGAAATCATCCGCGCGACCTATGAATACTTCCATGAAAATGGCTATACAAAAATCGACCCGCCGATCCTGACGGGATCTTCTGCAGAAGGCACAACGGAATTGTTCCATACAAAATACTTCGATGAAGAAGCATACCTTTCCCAAAGCGGACAGCTTTACATGGAAGCTGCAGCAATGGCATTCAACAAAGTATTCTCCTTCGGTCCTACATTCCGGGCAGAAAAATCCAAAACCAGACGCCATTTGATCGAATTCTGGATGATCGAGCCGGAGATGGCATTCGTCGAGCATGAGGAAAGCTTGGAAATCCAGGAGAACTACATCAGCCATCTTGTCGCTTCTGTGCTCAAGAACTGCAAACTGGACCTTGAAATCCTTGGACGTGATACGGAGAAACTGGCTAAAGTCACGGCGCCATTCCCGCGCATCACATATGATGAAGCAATCGAATTGCTGAAAGAAAAAGGATTCGATGATATCGAGTGGGGAGAAGATTTCGGAGCTCCGCATGAAACTGCAATTGCAGAAAGCTTTGATAAACCAGTGTTCATCACGCATTATCCAGCGGCGATCAAAGCATTCTACATGAAGCCAGATCCAAATCGGGAAGAAGTCGTATTATGCGCCGACTTGATTGCACCGGAAGGCTACGGAGAAATCATCGGCGGATCCCAGCGCATCGATGACCTTGAGTTAATGGAAAAACGCTATGAGGAACATAATCTGACTGGCGATGCGTACAATTGGTACTTGGAATTGCGCAAATACGGCAGTGTGCCGCATTCAGGTTTCGGACTGGGACTTGAACGGACAGTAGCATGGCTATCCGGCGTGGAGCATGTTCGTGAAACGATTCCATTCCCGCGTCTTTTGAACCGTCTATACCCATAA
- a CDS encoding DnaD domain-containing protein, whose amino-acid sequence MNNDLNYQRMLGNPFSFPGMLMERYAALGLNETEMMVILHICFFQQQGTMFPTTDELAARVTLSEREVALVLRKLVQRNMLQIEDVQEEDVRSQAYSLNGLWHLVFAETVYPEPEKNTDKEEEAAIFILFEQEFGRPLSPFEIETITLWLDEDMQPPSLIKAALREAVLMSKLNFRYIDRILREWKRKGIRTVDQARKHSKSFHENQRPAAAVQADQQAPARDVSIYYNWLEED is encoded by the coding sequence ATGAATAACGATTTAAACTACCAAAGAATGCTGGGAAATCCATTTTCCTTTCCCGGTATGCTGATGGAACGTTATGCTGCGCTCGGCTTGAATGAGACAGAAATGATGGTCATTTTGCATATCTGCTTTTTCCAGCAGCAGGGTACGATGTTTCCGACTACAGATGAATTGGCAGCAAGAGTGACACTGTCAGAAAGGGAAGTAGCTCTTGTTTTGCGTAAGCTGGTCCAGCGGAATATGCTTCAGATCGAAGATGTCCAGGAAGAGGATGTGCGCAGCCAAGCGTACAGTCTGAATGGATTATGGCACTTGGTGTTTGCCGAAACCGTCTACCCAGAACCTGAAAAGAACACAGACAAAGAAGAAGAGGCAGCCATATTCATACTCTTTGAGCAGGAATTCGGCCGGCCTTTATCACCTTTTGAAATCGAAACGATCACCCTATGGCTGGATGAGGATATGCAGCCGCCGTCACTGATCAAAGCAGCATTACGAGAAGCGGTATTGATGAGCAAATTGAATTTCCGCTATATCGATCGTATCCTGCGGGAATGGAAACGCAAAGGCATACGAACAGTGGATCAGGCTCGTAAACACAGTAAATCATTCCATGAGAACCAGAGGCCTGCTGCTGCAGTGCAAGCAGATCAGCAAGCACCAGCCCGTGATGTGAGTATTTATTACAACTGGCTGGAAGAGGACTGA
- the nth gene encoding endonuclease III: MLNKTQIRRALDVMRDMFPEAACELVHKNPFELVIAVLLSAQCTDNLVNKVTKDLFQKYKTPEDYLAVSLEELQHDIRSIGLYRNKAKNIQKLCQTLIDQYDGIVPDTRDELVKLAGVGRKTANVVASVAFNEPAIAVDTHVERVSKRLGFCRWKDNVTEVENTLMKKVPRDEWSDTHHRMIFFGRYHCKARNPNCLACPLNDICREGKKRLKAEAK, from the coding sequence ATGCTGAACAAAACACAGATACGGCGGGCGTTGGACGTCATGCGGGATATGTTCCCGGAGGCAGCCTGTGAGCTGGTCCACAAAAATCCATTTGAGCTTGTCATCGCCGTCCTGCTATCAGCGCAATGTACCGATAATCTTGTCAATAAAGTGACGAAGGATTTATTCCAAAAATATAAGACTCCGGAAGATTATTTGGCTGTATCCCTCGAGGAGCTGCAGCATGACATCCGTTCCATCGGTCTTTACCGCAATAAAGCAAAGAATATCCAAAAGCTGTGTCAGACATTGATCGATCAATACGATGGCATCGTTCCTGACACACGTGATGAACTGGTCAAGCTGGCTGGAGTGGGGCGCAAGACAGCCAATGTCGTGGCATCTGTTGCATTCAATGAACCAGCTATCGCAGTGGACACCCATGTCGAAAGAGTCTCCAAGCGGCTTGGTTTTTGCCGATGGAAAGATAATGTCACTGAAGTAGAAAATACCTTGATGAAAAAGGTTCCGCGTGATGAGTGGAGCGATACACACCACCGGATGATCTTTTTCGGCCGATATCATTGCAAGGCAAGAAACCCAAACTGCCTGGCATGCCCATTAAACGATATATGCCGGGAAGGGAAGAAGCGCCTCAAAGCAGAAGCAAAATAA
- a CDS encoding penicillin-binding protein 1A — MAEKGQSRASRRKQKKKKRPIWKKILLTIVLIGVLCVIAGGSVFAYYAATAPKLDEEKLSDPASNIVYDMNGDEFAELGSESRRKVNYDELPQQLIDAVTATEDSRFFEHNGIDIIRTGGALISNIKNGFGAEGGSTIDQQVIKRSFLSPEKTIKRKMQEWWLAFQLDRKYSKEEILEMYLNKVFYGQYAYGVATAAETYFGKDDLNDLTLPEIALLAGLPQRPTAYNPFENPDLAQERMNTVLDLMVQHEKITQAEADEAKKTKVEDLLTEKQPQQNKYGAFLDQVQKELSERFDDTDLNLDGMKIYTTLDPDAQETVENALSEDSGIVWPDEELQAGITLLDTKSGAIRAIGGNRNNELGGFNYAIQGDGRQPGSGMKPILDYAPAFENGIYTSTYEQIHDEPITIGNWSPGNYDDQFHGWMSARTALAKSYNIPAIKTFQAVGAENAEQFANGLGLEFKDGIKNGDSIGGAAQFHTIDMAGAYAAFGNEGIYTEPYAITKIEFSDGSTLDMKPDSEAAMSDSTAYMVTDMMRSVMTEGTGTLANVPGLDIAGKTGTTNLENQEGSPDSWMNGLTTNYTLSVWTGYDKGNKVIQDGNGVIGTNVAKYLFKQIMTEVHEGKDTESFKKPSSVVEAKVEKGSRPAASPSSGTPASEILTELFLKGHLPGATSERYEEEIDPVTGLSASYDEASNSINVSWNYDGDASFSVSADPNGSQTTSDTSAVIENVEAGQTYSISVTASVDGETSEAKTTSVTVPGEDENAEEEENPDENAEDQQDQTEEDQQNEDEQDQDQNDDQNQDQNQNQDQNADENSGQNNDNANNNGNNGNSNGNGNENGNGNGNEDSGQTGDSGSTEGETDQGDQGDESNQDAENGTSPDDSESQQ; from the coding sequence ATGGCAGAAAAGGGCCAATCTCGTGCATCAAGACGAAAACAGAAAAAGAAAAAAAGACCTATTTGGAAGAAAATATTGCTTACGATTGTCTTGATAGGTGTATTATGCGTCATAGCTGGCGGAAGCGTGTTCGCCTACTATGCTGCAACAGCGCCTAAATTGGACGAAGAGAAATTATCCGACCCTGCTTCAAACATCGTCTATGACATGAATGGCGATGAATTTGCAGAACTGGGATCGGAATCCAGGCGAAAAGTAAACTATGATGAGCTGCCTCAGCAGCTGATCGATGCTGTCACGGCAACGGAGGATTCCCGCTTCTTCGAGCATAATGGAATTGATATCATCCGTACCGGCGGCGCATTGATCTCGAACATTAAAAATGGCTTCGGTGCAGAAGGCGGAAGCACAATCGACCAGCAGGTCATCAAACGCTCCTTCCTATCACCCGAGAAAACCATTAAACGAAAAATGCAGGAATGGTGGCTTGCCTTCCAGCTCGACCGTAAATATTCAAAAGAAGAAATTCTGGAAATGTATTTAAACAAAGTATTCTACGGTCAGTATGCATATGGAGTCGCCACGGCAGCGGAAACGTACTTCGGCAAGGACGATCTAAACGATCTTACCCTTCCGGAAATAGCTTTGCTGGCTGGATTACCGCAGCGCCCTACGGCATATAACCCATTCGAAAATCCTGATTTGGCTCAGGAGCGCATGAATACCGTACTTGACTTGATGGTGCAGCATGAAAAGATCACACAGGCAGAAGCCGATGAAGCGAAAAAGACGAAAGTCGAAGATTTGCTTACTGAAAAGCAGCCGCAGCAGAACAAATACGGTGCTTTCCTTGATCAAGTGCAAAAGGAACTTAGTGAACGATTTGATGACACAGATCTTAACCTAGACGGCATGAAGATTTATACGACTTTGGATCCCGATGCACAGGAGACAGTCGAAAATGCACTAAGTGAGGACAGCGGCATCGTTTGGCCGGATGAGGAATTACAAGCTGGTATCACCCTGCTTGATACGAAGAGCGGAGCAATTCGTGCAATCGGCGGCAACCGGAACAACGAACTCGGCGGATTCAACTATGCTATCCAAGGTGATGGACGTCAGCCAGGATCGGGTATGAAGCCCATTTTGGATTACGCCCCGGCATTTGAAAACGGAATCTATACATCAACGTATGAACAAATCCATGATGAACCTATTACGATCGGCAACTGGAGTCCGGGCAACTATGACGACCAGTTCCATGGCTGGATGAGTGCAAGGACTGCATTGGCAAAATCTTATAATATTCCAGCAATCAAGACATTCCAAGCTGTTGGAGCTGAAAACGCAGAACAATTTGCAAATGGTTTGGGTCTGGAATTCAAGGATGGCATCAAGAACGGAGATAGTATAGGCGGAGCAGCTCAATTCCATACTATCGATATGGCTGGTGCATATGCGGCATTTGGTAACGAAGGAATTTATACAGAACCCTATGCCATTACAAAAATCGAGTTCAGCGACGGAAGCACTTTGGATATGAAACCAGATTCCGAAGCTGCAATGAGTGATTCCACAGCTTATATGGTCACTGACATGATGCGCTCTGTCATGACAGAAGGTACTGGAACATTGGCTAATGTACCTGGATTGGATATTGCCGGTAAAACCGGTACGACGAATCTGGAAAATCAAGAAGGCAGCCCGGATTCCTGGATGAATGGCCTGACGACAAACTACACCCTATCCGTCTGGACTGGTTACGATAAAGGTAATAAGGTAATTCAGGATGGAAATGGTGTCATCGGTACAAATGTCGCCAAATACCTGTTCAAGCAAATCATGACTGAAGTGCATGAAGGCAAGGATACGGAAAGTTTCAAAAAACCCAGCAGCGTAGTGGAGGCGAAAGTCGAAAAAGGCTCTCGCCCCGCTGCTTCCCCTAGCAGCGGAACCCCCGCTTCCGAGATTTTGACGGAGTTATTCCTGAAGGGCCACTTGCCTGGTGCCACTTCCGAAAGATATGAAGAAGAAATCGATCCGGTGACCGGACTTTCTGCAAGCTATGACGAAGCAAGCAACAGCATCAATGTCAGCTGGAATTATGACGGTGATGCAAGCTTCAGTGTAAGCGCCGATCCAAACGGCTCCCAGACTACTTCGGATACTTCGGCTGTGATTGAGAACGTCGAAGCTGGACAAACCTATAGCATTTCGGTTACGGCTTCCGTCGATGGGGAAACCAGTGAAGCGAAAACGACTTCCGTCACTGTTCCTGGCGAAGATGAAAACGCGGAAGAAGAAGAAAATCCGGATGAAAATGCCGAGGATCAACAGGATCAGACGGAAGAAGATCAGCAGAATGAGGACGAGCAGGATCAGGATCAAAACGATGATCAGAACCAAGACCAAAACCAAAACCAAGATCAAAATGCCGATGAAAACAGCGGACAGAATAACGACAATGCCAACAATAATGGTAATAATGGCAATAGTAATGGCAATGGCAATGAAAATGGTAACGGTAATGGTAATGAAGACTCTGGTCAGACTGGGGATTCTGGCAGCACGGAAGGTGAAACCGATCAAGGTGATCAGGGCGACGAATCCAATCAAGATGCTGAAAATGGTACAAGCCCTGACGATTCAGAGTCTCAGCAATGA
- the recU gene encoding Holliday junction resolvase RecU, with amino-acid sequence MRQTAASRLSQHIDFGNRGMTLEQDINETNEYYLARQKAVIHKKPTPVQIVQVDYPKRSAAVIKEAYFKQASTTDYNGIYRGKYVDFEAKVTKNKTSFPLSNFHEHQITHMQHVCSHGGICFVIMRFTAHDQTFFFEAEKLFPWWKRQYDGGRKSIPYDIICKEGFLIPMKYQAKVDYLHIIDQLHFRTEEEE; translated from the coding sequence ATCAGACAGACTGCTGCATCAAGGCTTTCACAGCATATCGACTTTGGCAACAGGGGGATGACTTTAGAGCAAGATATCAATGAAACAAACGAATATTATCTTGCCCGGCAAAAAGCTGTCATTCACAAAAAACCGACCCCTGTGCAAATTGTACAAGTCGATTATCCAAAACGAAGTGCAGCGGTCATAAAAGAAGCGTATTTCAAACAAGCATCCACTACGGATTATAATGGCATCTATCGTGGAAAATATGTGGATTTTGAAGCGAAGGTCACGAAAAACAAGACCAGTTTCCCTCTCTCCAATTTTCACGAGCACCAAATCACCCACATGCAGCATGTCTGCAGCCATGGTGGAATTTGCTTCGTGATCATGCGTTTCACCGCACATGATCAAACATTTTTTTTCGAAGCAGAGAAACTTTTTCCGTGGTGGAAACGTCAATATGATGGAGGAAGAAAATCCATCCCTTATGATATCATTTGTAAGGAAGGTTTTCTGATTCCGATGAAGTATCAGGCAAAGGTCGATTATCTGCACATCATCGACCAGCTTCATTTTAGAACGGAGGAAGAGGAGTAA
- a CDS encoding DUF2515 family protein: MTFTDRANLLASIEEKTAAANLDNIRRTMAYQAFYEANPEIRWAFLASMVSRNAGWNMTDLQLDMYRCLLSARIRKQLFSLYERANWLIFSDAYPQLLLYEAHKQGKIDMICHLQHFHVSAFMREAWRQYLDENDGQRLLYSLIINEQHVIGSPVIVQSFYQEHIFRRWPYRLQDFFRLNAVFFPTLDGRLYGLYAHHFTSVDDRIRMGKELSQLLFHDRLHPEFLQFARKTPHTASRDDYERYSRFRTAGSSSLSQCYPVISHKDIIRKDWYRNGGIKQSWMMTPADKDFRPTGTVFYWKRKVMAFAAIFFKKKSKAVW; encoded by the coding sequence ATGACATTTACTGACAGAGCGAACTTGCTTGCTTCCATCGAAGAGAAAACAGCTGCTGCAAATTTAGATAATATCCGAAGAACGATGGCTTATCAAGCTTTTTATGAAGCAAATCCAGAGATACGATGGGCGTTTTTAGCCTCGATGGTTTCCAGGAATGCGGGTTGGAACATGACCGATCTGCAGCTGGATATGTACAGATGCTTATTGTCTGCCCGTATCAGAAAACAACTCTTTTCCCTATATGAGCGCGCCAATTGGCTGATATTCTCCGATGCCTATCCGCAGCTGCTGCTTTATGAGGCTCATAAGCAAGGAAAAATCGACATGATCTGCCATCTGCAGCATTTTCATGTATCCGCCTTTATGAGGGAAGCATGGCGGCAGTACCTGGATGAAAACGACGGTCAGCGTTTGCTTTACAGTTTGATCATCAATGAACAACATGTCATTGGATCGCCTGTCATCGTCCAGTCCTTTTATCAAGAGCACATCTTCAGGAGATGGCCGTATCGGCTGCAGGATTTTTTTCGTTTGAATGCAGTGTTTTTCCCGACTTTGGATGGGAGATTATATGGATTATATGCACATCATTTTACGAGTGTGGATGATCGGATACGGATGGGCAAGGAGCTGAGCCAGCTGCTCTTTCATGACCGTCTTCATCCGGAATTTCTTCAGTTTGCCAGGAAGACGCCCCATACTGCATCTCGAGATGATTATGAGCGTTACAGCCGTTTTAGAACAGCTGGCAGCAGCTCTTTAAGTCAATGCTATCCAGTCATTTCACACAAGGATATTATTCGCAAGGACTGGTACAGGAATGGGGGCATCAAGCAAAGTTGGATGATGACTCCGGCGGATAAGGATTTTCGGCCGACAGGCACCGTATTTTATTGGAAGCGGAAAGTGATGGCTTTCGCTGCTATCTTCTTCAAGAAAAAAAGCAAAGCGGTCTGGTGA
- a CDS encoding spore protein, translated as MKKQEKKTSTGQKRPTARTAGDGYDKKLDGPNRPSI; from the coding sequence ATGAAAAAGCAGGAAAAGAAGACATCGACTGGCCAGAAACGCCCGACAGCCCGCACTGCCGGTGACGGATACGATAAAAAGCTTGATGGACCGAATCGTCCTTCCATATAA